The Deefgea tanakiae DNA segment CGGTTTAGCCTCGTTTTTCTACTGGCTTTACGCAAAAAAAATCAATTCGCCCGAGCAACGCCGGTGCTTGTGGCTCTGGATCGGCATCGTTTTTAGCACGCTATCGGTCTCCTTCTTAAAGCGCTTCAGCGTTCATGCTTGCCCATGGGATTTGACACTCTATGGCGGCTTTGCTGCTGAATTACCCTTGTTCGCCAATTTACCCAGCAGTACTCAGCCGGGCCGCTGTTTTCCAGGTGGTCACGCATCGGGCGGGTATGCACTGCTAACCATCTATTTTACATACATAGGCAGCAATACCCGCCTTGCATATTGGGGGCTTGGGCTAGGTTTATTATTCGGTACTGCGATGGGCTGGACGCAAATGATGCGCGGCGCGCATTTTTTGTCGCATAACTTATGGACTTT contains these protein-coding regions:
- a CDS encoding phosphatase PAP2 family protein — its product is MRDLRWWNYVAPAIFGCFLLWVYPKTNWDHALIAPYFDPELHFFWRDQLFLSTVMHDGLKIALQLIGLASFFYWLYAKKINSPEQRRCLWLWIGIVFSTLSVSFLKRFSVHACPWDLTLYGGFAAELPLFANLPSSTQPGRCFPGGHASGGYALLTIYFTYIGSNTRLAYWGLGLGLLFGTAMGWTQMMRGAHFLSHNLWTLLTVWCVLLLWYSVWPPVAKRSLAHA